CCCCGAACCCGCGCCCTGCCCGGACGGCCGCCACACGCCCGTCCGGTGGCACAGGACGGCCGCTGCGGACCGAACGCCGCCACCGGGGGTGGCAGGTGGCGTGGTGGCGCGCCGATCGGGGCTCCGTGGCGGCGGAAGTCACCCTGGTGACCCCGTTCCTGATCATGCTGCTGGTGTTCGTGGCCGTGGTCATCCACCGCGGCGTGGACGCGCGGCTGCGCATCGACGACGCCGCACACGAGGCCGCCCGCGCGGCGAGCATCGAACGCACCCCCGCCACCGCGACGACAGCGGCGCAGTCCACCGCCGCCAGCGCGCTGTCGGCGGCCGGGGTGACCTGCGCGTCCTTGTCGGTGGACACCGCAGTCGGCGGGATGCGTCCGGGCGGGACGGTGAGCGTGACCCTCACCTGCGCCGTGGACTTCGGTGACGCGCTGATCCTCGGCGTGCCGGGCCAGAAACGCTTGTCCGCCACCGCGATCGAGCCGGTCGACACCTGGCGCTCGGTCACGGTGAACGCCGCCGGGGGCGGTTCGTGAACCGCCCAGGACGTCACGCTCGGCCGAGCTGGTGGGCTCGGCCGAAGCGACGGTGGCGGCGATGGTGGCGGGCTGACGAGGGGCGGGTGACCGCGTTCGTCGTGGTGCTCACCATCGGGATCCTCGCCCTGGCCGGGCTGACCTTGGACGGCGGCCTGGCGCTGTCGGCCAAGGTCAAGGCCAACGGCCAGGCGCAGGCCGCCGCCCGCGCCGGCGCCCAGGCCATCGACCTGTCCGCCTACCGCAGCACCGGCACCCTGCAACTCGTGCCCACCCAGGCGGTCGCCGACGCGCAGGGCTACCTCGCCACTGTGGGCGCCTCGGGGAGCGTGACCGTCTCCGGGGACACCGTGACCGTCACCATCACCGCCACCCAGGGCACGCAACTGCTGGGCCTGGTCGGGATCTCCAGCCTGACCGTGCACGGCACCGGCAGCGCCCATCCGCAGCGGGGTGTGGTGACCATCGAGCCATGACCGCGCCCGTCCGCCCGCATCTGGTGCGGCACGTCAGAGGAAAGGAAACCCGTATGGCTACGACCGAAGAGATCCAGCGTCGTGTCGAGCAGGCCGACACCGCCCGCAGCGCCCAGCGATCCGCCGCGGCAGCGCAGGTCGGCGAACTCGCGGCGCGCCGGGCCGCCATCGCCGAGCAACTGGCCGACATCGAGCGCGAACTCGGCGATGTCCTCGCTGCCGCCCAGGACGTCATCGACATCGACGAACTCGCCCGGTTCACCGACGTGCCGGCCCCGGATCTCACCCGGTGGCTCACGGCCCGGACCACGACCCGCACCAAACGCAAGCGGCCCACCGGCGGAGGTTCTGCCGCGAAGAGCGACCCGAGCCGACGTCCCGCCGCGGCGAGGACACCGGCGACCGGCCAGACCTCCACGCGGTCCGAGCCCGCCGTAGCGCGCACGGACGCCGCGGACGCCGCGGACGCCGCGGATGCGCCCGCGCGTGTCGCGGCGGAGGTGGCATGACCTCCCTGCACCCGTGGCCAGAGCCCCGGCCCGAGCGGCACCCGATGCCCCGCGCGGCGGTGACCATCGGGCCGTAAACCCTGTACTGCCAAGGAATCGAGCACGTTGTGAGCGCACCATCGCACCCTTCTCGCCGGAATCCTGCACGGCCACCGAGCGCGGGTCGCCGCGCCTGGCGGGTCGTGGCCGGCACGCTGCGGTTCGTCGGCCGGGCCCTGCGTGGACTGATCGCCGCCACGGTGCTGCTCGCGCTCGTGGCGGGCTTGCCGTGGGCGTTGTGGCATTTCATCGGCTGGCCCCTGCCTCATCACGTCCCGACCTGGGCCGATGTCCAAGGTGTGCTGCTCGGGCCGATGACCACCATGTTCCTGCTGGACTTCCTGGCCTGCGCCTGCTGGATCACCTGGGCCGCGTTCACCCTCGACGTGGCCCGCTGCACGGTGGACATTGCCCGCAGCGGTTTCGACGCGGCCCGGTTGCCGGACTTCTCGGCCGCCGGTCCGATGCACGCCCTGGCGGGCGTCCTGGTCGGCGCGGTCCTGCTGTCCGTGCTGGGCAACCGACCCGCCCCGGCCCCGGCCACGTCGCCCGCCACCGCGCTCGGCACCGGGGCGCACGTGGTGGCGACCGCCCCGGCCTGGCAGCACCCCACGCCCGCCGGCGAGGTGACCGTGCGCACCGCCGTCTTCGCCACCCAGACCACCGGCCGCCACGCCACCGCCGTGGGCGCGCCCGCACATCCGGAGTCCGTGGTTGTCGCCGCACCGCAGGACGGCGTGCACGACTCGCTGTCGCGGATCGCGGCGCGCACCCTCGGCGACGCCGCCCGCTGGCCGGAGATCTTCGACCTCAACAAGGGCAAACCCCAGCCCTACGGCCACACCTTCACCAATCCCAACCTGATTTACCCCGGCGAGGAACTCACGCTGCCCGCTGACGCGACCGGGCCGACGGTGCCGCCAGACAATCCTCCGTCACAGCCGACGTCTCCCGCGCCGACCACCACAGCGCCCCCGGCCACCACCACGCCACCAACCAGCCTCCCACCCGCCACCGCAACGCCACAGGCGCCGTCTACCCAGCAGGTGCCACCGGCCGCGACCGGCACGAACACGGCCCCCTCGGCGACACGGGAGCCAGGTTTCAGCTGGGGACCGGACCTGTTCGTCGGGCTCGGCCTGGCCGCCGCGGTCAGCGCCGCGCTGCTGATCGCGCGCCGCCGCCACAACTACCGGTACCGGCCCGGCAGCGGCGACCGCGACGAGCTGCCGGTGGCGCCGGTGGTCTACCAGCTGCGCCTGGCGCACCTGCGCGCCGAGCGGGACGACACGGAGTTCGACCTCGACAACGACTTCACCGGCGACTACCCCGACGACACGGACGTCGGCGAGGGCGGACGTCCGCGGCGCGTGCCACCGCCGCCACCGGTGGTGGTCGGCGCGCCCCAGACCGGTCCCGGCCGGCCACCCGCCCTCGCTCCAGGGCTGGGTGTCCGGGACGGCCGCGAGGTCGCCATCGACCTCGCGAGCGCCCGCGGCCTCGGCCTCCTCGGAGCCGGCGCCGCCGCGGCGGCGCGCGCGCTGCTGATCGCCGCGCTCACCACCGCCACCGGCCACAAGGCGACATCACCGCTGGCCGGGGCAACCGTCGTTGTCCCGGCCGATGACCTGGCCGGGGTGCTCGGCCGCGGAGCCGCCCGCGCGCAGCTGCCCGACGCCCTACGCGTCGTCGCCGACCTGGACGACGCGCTGGACGCGCTGGAGGCCGAGATCCTGGTCCGCGCGGCGGCCAGCCGGCAGCAGGGCGCCGAGCCGGAATCGTGGCCGCCGCTGGTGCTGGTGGCGCGGCCCCCGCGCCAGCACCAGCGGCTGCAAGCGATCCTGGACAACGGCGCCCCGTTCGGCGTCCTGGGCATCCTGCTGGGCCAGTGGCAACCCGGCGTCACCTGCTACGTCCGCGAGGACGGCACGATCTCGGCCACCGGCCCCGGTCTGGGCGAGGCCCTGCGCGGAACCCGGATGTTCCGCCTCGGCGACGACGACACCGCCGAACTGCTGACCCTGCTGCACGACGCCGACCCCGACGCGCCAGATGGGGACCACGAGGCGGCGCCATCGGTGTCGTCGGTGCCGCGTCCTCGCATCGTGCCGGACCAGCCCGCCGACACCGGCGAGGTCGACCTGGAGATCACGGCCGCCCTCGCGCCACCGGCCCGGCCGGATACCGAGCTGGAGATCCTCGGCCCGGCCCGCGCATCAGCACCCAGTGTCCGGCCGCGCCCACCGGCCGCCCCACGTGAGCAGCCTGACCCACCGCGCGTCGCCGACCACGACACCAGCGCCGACGAGAGCGCCGATGAGGCCCACGCTGATGTCCACGACGAGGTCCACGAGGTCGGCGGCCAACCCGCCGCGGCCGGCGAGCACACCCCGCCCCCGACCACCGCCACCGCGGTGGACGGCGCACCGGACACGACATCCGCCCTGATCACCATCACCGTGCTGGGCGGCCTGCGGGTGCTGTGGAACCCCGAACCCGGCGCCGGTCACTCCGCCGCCGACACCCCCGCCGAGGGCCGGGGACGGGAGATCACCGGGGCGTTGCAGCCGAGGACCCAGGAACTGCTGGTGCTGCTGGCGCTGCATCCGGACGGCGCCACCCGCGAGACGCTCGTGGCGGCGTTGTGGGGCCAGGACCCACCGGCCCGGCCGACCAACGCCCTGCACACCGCGCTGTCGCGGATGCGCCACACGCTGGCCACCGCGACCGACGGCGCGGTGAGCGACATCGTCTCGGTCGACAATGGCCGCTACCGGCTCGACCCGGCGACCGTCCGGGTCGACTACTGGCGCTTCGCGCGGGCGGTCGCCGCCCGCCGCGCCGCCTCCACCGATCACGCGCGCGTGGATGCCTACCGGGAGGTGGTCGACAGCTACGGCGGCGCGCTGGCCGAGGGCATGACCTGCGAGTGGATCGAGCCCGCGCGCGAGGCGATCCGCCGCGACGCCATCGACGCCGTCGCCGCCCTGGCGCGCGCCCTGGTCGAGCACGATCCACAGCAGACGCTGGATCTGCTGGAGGTCGCCCGCGCGTTCGACCCGCACAACGAGCTGCTCTACCGCGACATCATGCGCCTGCAGGAACGGCTCGGGCGCCTGGATGCGATCCCGCGGACGCTGACGTTGCTCACAACCCGGCTGGCCGAGGTCAACGCCGCGCCCACCCCGCAGGCGCGGGGGCTGGCCACCCGGCTGGGGCAGCGCCACGACAACGTCGACCCGGCCGACCCCGCCGACCCCGTCACGTCAGCCACCCAGCCCGGCCGTGGTCGCAGCGCGGCCGGCTGACGCGGTGACACCGCCGGAGCGCGGGCCTGGCGAGCGCGCCATAGGTCGGGTTGCCCCCGGCCGGTCACGGCTACTCGTCTTCGTCTTCGTGGTCGGCGATGTCGAGGTCGTCCAGCTCGTCAATTCCGGTGAGCGAATCTGGCTCGTCGCCATTCCGGCGACTGTACGCCGCCTGGGCTTGCGCGATAAGTTCCGGATGGTCATCGACCCATCCGACCAACGTCTCGGCGAGTGTCAAGAACGTCAAGACTTCCGGGTTCAACGAGTAAGTAACCGTGACCGGAAACGTCTCTGTGTGCCGTGTGCGCGTCAAAAGACCTTCTTCGGTCATCTTTTTCAATGTGCGCGCCAGGTAGCTATCATGTAGGACGGCACGTTTGTCCGACCATTCTTCACCGATGGAATACGAGCTGATCGTGGAAAGAATTTCTTTTCGCTGCATGGGGCCGTCCGAGAGTGTGACCAGGATGGCCGGTACCCACTTGTCTCCGAAAAGATACTTCAGGTCGTACAAACCCCGAAGGAATCCCTTGTCCCCCTCTTTCATTGCGCCTCCCATGTGCGCTGAGGCGGCCCCCTTGCCGCGCCTGCTGTCGTGTCCTTCGGCAGCGCGCCCCCTGCGGCTGCCGTCTGGGCGGTCGTGCCTGCTCAGCGCGACCGCAAAGCCGATCCTGACCTCCTCGCGCCGTCGTGATGGAGATCTCCACGTTACGCCGAACGGCGGAAGCGGCCCACCGTATTCCTACTCAACCCGAACCACGACGAGATGTCACGGCGAGTAGTCAATAGGGAGATCATCTGCACGTACAGTCGCTTTACTGGTGAACTCATGTTTTCAACTGTCATGGATTCTGGTGTCGTGATGCCCGTTTTGGGCCGGTCGACGGCTGGCGTAGCGGCTCCATGTGAGGCCTTCCTCGGCCGCTATTCGCGCGGTGGTGCCGGGGTGGATTCCGAGCATGGAGGCGACCACTGGGCTGGGTGTGGTGTGCAGCAGTTCCCGCAAGCCGGTGGTTCGGCCCAGCTGGATCGGTATCCCGAGTGTGGAGAAGCGGTTGTTGAGTGTCTTGGAGTTGATGGGCTGATCGGGACGTTTTCCGGGGAAGAGCCAGTCGGTGTTGGCGTTGGGGCCCCGGTAGGTGTTGCGGTGCTCAAGGAGTTGACGGGTCATGTCGTCCAGTGGTGGCGGCAGCGGAGCGGGTGGGTCGCCGAGCCGGATGAAGACGTCGGGGCCGATGATCGAGATGTCGGTGCGTCGCAGGCGGGTGATCCTGCTGAGCGGCTGGGCGTAGAGCAGCGCCAGCAGCGCGATGAGGCGTTCACGCAGTGGCCAGTCGTCGCTGGTGACCAGTGTGTTGATCAGTTCGTGCTGCTGTCGGCGGGGCTGGATGGTGGCGGCGGGCAGTGGCGCCCTGGTGAGGCGACGGCGGGGCATGAGTGTGGCTTGGCCGGCCCAGCGCAGGAACGCGGTGGCGGGCTTTCGGGTCTGGGGGTTGGTCGCGAGCCACGTGTCCAGCGTGGGTTGCGGGCAGGTGGCGAGGGTGTGGCCGCTGATGTCGAGCCAGTTCAGCAGCGCGGCGGCTTGGCGGACGCGTTCGCGGGAGCCGCGGATGGTCGCTGGGCTCAACGGTGCCTGCTCGGCCTTGCGGCGCAGGCGCCGCAGTTCGTTCCAGGTGGCGAAGCGCTGCAGAAGAGCCCGGTGTTCGGCGTCGGCGACGGCGTCGAGCTGGGTGTCGAGCCAGCGTTGGAAGAGCATGAGCTGTTTGTCGATCGGCGGGAGGATGCCGCAGGCGATCAGCAGCTCACGAAGGTAGGTGGCTTTGCGCCAGGCCGGATGGGCGGCCAGGGCGTCGTGGCTGATCGGCGTGGCACCGGTAGCCAGTGCGGTGAGCAGGTCGGTGGTGCCGGGTTTGTCCAGCCAGGTCAGCCCGCTGTGTGGCGTGTCGGTCAGGCGCAGCTTGTCCAGCAGCGGCAGCAGTTCCGCGCGGGGCTGGCCGGTGCCGTCGTCGAGCACCGTGGTGAGGCGGTCGGTGAGGGTGCAGCGTTCGCAGAGCTTGTCACTGACCAGGAGTCCCTCGTGATGGCAGCGGCGGCAGAAGAACGAGCGGGCGATGCCCGCGCAGTCGCGGCAGATCGCGTGGCCGGTGTCGTCGCGGCCGGGCAGCAGCCGGTGGTTCCCGCAGTGCGGGCAGCAGCCTCGGTCGCGGGTGGCGCGTTTGATGCAGGGGCGACAGACCGGCCCCTCCCAACGGACAGCGGGCTGGGAGTAGCGGTCGCAGCGCACGCACTTGCTGTCGGCGAGAGGCGTCTCGCCGCACTGCGCTCGGGTTCGCGGAGTCACTGTGGACGGATGCGAGCGCGCGTGGGCCGTAGCGCTCCCGCAGCTGGCGGTGTGGCGGCGCCGGCCGTGCCGGTGGCGGTGCGGCGGGTGAGGTTGGCGGCCTCGGTGCGGATCAGCTCGGCTGGGCTGCACTCGAAGATGTCGCACAAGGCGGCCAGCACCGTCAGCGACAGCCGTTCCGGAGTGCCGGTGACCAGGCGATGGACCTGCGAGACCGACAACTCGACTCCGCGATCGCGCAGCAGCGGGACGAGTTCGGTGGTGGAGAACATGCCGTGATCGGCCATCAGGTCCCGCAGCCGCCAGTCGTAGCTGACCCGCCGCTTCATCGCGTTCATCGCGTGCTCCCGCCGTCGGTGGTCGATTTCAGTGCCGAGGCAAGGGTGTCATCCAGGCTGCGCCGCAGGGTGCGGGTGCGGAAGTCCGAGGAGACGCAGGTGTAGATGGAGGTGGTGGACGAGTGTTCGTGACCGACCTGCTGCTGGACGAAGAACGGGTCCCAGCCGGCCTCGATCAGGTGGGTGACATAGGAGCGGCGCAGCGAGTGGAAGTCCAGGCCGGGCTCCAGGCCCAGCGCGTCGCGGTAGGTGGCGAAGCGGGCGTTGAGCGCCGCGCCGCTGATGCGCTTGGACTGCTCCGAGGGCCACAACGCGGGACTGGACGCGTGGGCCATGCGCGGCCGGATCTCGGTGATCCACTCCTCCAGCACCTCCACCGACCAGTCCCACACGGTCAGCACGCTGCGCCGTTTGGGCGGGCTGCCGGGTTTGGCCTTGCCAAACCGCACGTGCAGCACGCCGTACTCGCCGAACTCCCGGGCGTGCGGGTTGGTCGCGAGGTCGGCGGTGTCCAGCATCCGCGTCTCGGTGCGGCGCAGGCCGAAGGCGTAGGCGACCTTGAACATGGTGGCGTCGCGGAACGCCGCCAGCCATCCTTTGCGGCCGGCGTCGCGCACGCGCAGCACCGCGTCGTCGGCGTAGTCGAAGAACGCTTGGATCTCATCCAGGGTGAACGCCCGTTTCGCCGGCTCGGACTCGTTGTCCTGCAGGTGCACCGCGGTGTTCCACTCGTGGCACACCTGCACCGGGTGTGTGTCGAAGCGCCGCTCGCATTCGCCGGCCCATCCGTAGGCGGGGTCGGTCAGGTAGTGACAGAACAGCCGCAGGGCCTGCTGGTAGGTCCGCAAGCTCGAGCGGCTCACTCCTTTGATGCTGCGCAAGTCGGCGCACCATTCGTCGACCATCGCGGCGCTCCACTGCCAGGGGAAGGCGTTGACGTGCTCGACG
This sequence is a window from Amycolatopsis benzoatilytica AK 16/65. Protein-coding genes within it:
- a CDS encoding TadE/TadG family type IV pilus assembly protein gives rise to the protein MAWWRADRGSVAAEVTLVTPFLIMLLVFVAVVIHRGVDARLRIDDAAHEAARAASIERTPATATTAAQSTAASALSAAGVTCASLSVDTAVGGMRPGGTVSVTLTCAVDFGDALILGVPGQKRLSATAIEPVDTWRSVTVNAAGGGS
- a CDS encoding pilus assembly protein TadG-related protein, translating into MTAFVVVLTIGILALAGLTLDGGLALSAKVKANGQAQAAARAGAQAIDLSAYRSTGTLQLVPTQAVADAQGYLATVGASGSVTVSGDTVTVTITATQGTQLLGLVGISSLTVHGTGSAHPQRGVVTIEP
- a CDS encoding BTAD domain-containing putative transcriptional regulator codes for the protein MAGTLRFVGRALRGLIAATVLLALVAGLPWALWHFIGWPLPHHVPTWADVQGVLLGPMTTMFLLDFLACACWITWAAFTLDVARCTVDIARSGFDAARLPDFSAAGPMHALAGVLVGAVLLSVLGNRPAPAPATSPATALGTGAHVVATAPAWQHPTPAGEVTVRTAVFATQTTGRHATAVGAPAHPESVVVAAPQDGVHDSLSRIAARTLGDAARWPEIFDLNKGKPQPYGHTFTNPNLIYPGEELTLPADATGPTVPPDNPPSQPTSPAPTTTAPPATTTPPTSLPPATATPQAPSTQQVPPAATGTNTAPSATREPGFSWGPDLFVGLGLAAAVSAALLIARRRHNYRYRPGSGDRDELPVAPVVYQLRLAHLRAERDDTEFDLDNDFTGDYPDDTDVGEGGRPRRVPPPPPVVVGAPQTGPGRPPALAPGLGVRDGREVAIDLASARGLGLLGAGAAAAARALLIAALTTATGHKATSPLAGATVVVPADDLAGVLGRGAARAQLPDALRVVADLDDALDALEAEILVRAAASRQQGAEPESWPPLVLVARPPRQHQRLQAILDNGAPFGVLGILLGQWQPGVTCYVREDGTISATGPGLGEALRGTRMFRLGDDDTAELLTLLHDADPDAPDGDHEAAPSVSSVPRPRIVPDQPADTGEVDLEITAALAPPARPDTELEILGPARASAPSVRPRPPAAPREQPDPPRVADHDTSADESADEAHADVHDEVHEVGGQPAAAGEHTPPPTTATAVDGAPDTTSALITITVLGGLRVLWNPEPGAGHSAADTPAEGRGREITGALQPRTQELLVLLALHPDGATRETLVAALWGQDPPARPTNALHTALSRMRHTLATATDGAVSDIVSVDNGRYRLDPATVRVDYWRFARAVAARRAASTDHARVDAYREVVDSYGGALAEGMTCEWIEPAREAIRRDAIDAVAALARALVEHDPQQTLDLLEVARAFDPHNELLYRDIMRLQERLGRLDAIPRTLTLLTTRLAEVNAAPTPQARGLATRLGQRHDNVDPADPADPVTSATQPGRGRSAAG
- a CDS encoding winged helix-turn-helix transcriptional regulator yields the protein MKEGDKGFLRGLYDLKYLFGDKWVPAILVTLSDGPMQRKEILSTISSYSIGEEWSDKRAVLHDSYLARTLKKMTEEGLLTRTRHTETFPVTVTYSLNPEVLTFLTLAETLVGWVDDHPELIAQAQAAYSRRNGDEPDSLTGIDELDDLDIADHEDEDE
- a CDS encoding helix-turn-helix domain-containing protein; the protein is MNAMKRRVSYDWRLRDLMADHGMFSTTELVPLLRDRGVELSVSQVHRLVTGTPERLSLTVLAALCDIFECSPAELIRTEAANLTRRTATGTAGAATPPAAGALRPTRARIRPQ
- a CDS encoding tyrosine-type recombinase/integrase; the encoded protein is MTEAERPTAGATALQLVDGVVFLRPEEQVFEAMLTGWGRQQAARNLASSTIANRDKRVRGFVEHVNAFPWQWSAAMVDEWCADLRSIKGVSRSSLRTYQQALRLFCHYLTDPAYGWAGECERRFDTHPVQVCHEWNTAVHLQDNESEPAKRAFTLDEIQAFFDYADDAVLRVRDAGRKGWLAAFRDATMFKVAYAFGLRRTETRMLDTADLATNPHAREFGEYGVLHVRFGKAKPGSPPKRRSVLTVWDWSVEVLEEWITEIRPRMAHASSPALWPSEQSKRISGAALNARFATYRDALGLEPGLDFHSLRRSYVTHLIEAGWDPFFVQQQVGHEHSSTTSIYTCVSSDFRTRTLRRSLDDTLASALKSTTDGGSTR